One genomic segment of Paenibacillus sp. FSL H8-0332 includes these proteins:
- a CDS encoding metallophosphoesterase family protein → MLLILLGVCLGGAGIMGLLMVAAAFKKRLNHQDILLERLPAVFDGYRILLITDIHRRRLPEEMLTPLRGKVDAVFLGGDMTEKAASIERLLENMTLAASIAPVYAVHGNHDYRANISLVDNIIRGSGARLLVDENCIIERDGAKFILTGVDFPRQGGKKAYGPLPAVAEADAEAFRIILVHDPLWLSRQHEVPADLILAGHTHGGQVVLPLIGNRHADEFYRRYNAGMYEIPRSYGAALPPLKMLISRGFGTAHLPLRWRSPAEMHVLTLRCGQQGSGS, encoded by the coding sequence GTGCTGCTTATTCTACTTGGTGTATGTCTTGGGGGAGCAGGGATCATGGGTCTCCTGATGGTTGCTGCTGCCTTCAAAAAACGGTTGAATCATCAGGATATTTTACTGGAGCGGCTACCTGCCGTGTTCGACGGCTACCGGATACTGCTCATTACGGATATTCACCGCCGCCGTCTGCCGGAGGAGATGCTGACCCCGCTGCGGGGGAAGGTGGACGCTGTCTTCCTGGGCGGTGATATGACGGAGAAGGCCGCTTCCATAGAACGCCTGCTGGAGAATATGACACTGGCCGCCTCCATTGCGCCTGTGTATGCCGTTCACGGCAATCATGATTACCGGGCGAATATCAGTCTTGTGGATAACATCATCCGGGGAAGCGGAGCCAGGCTTCTGGTGGATGAGAACTGCATCATTGAGCGGGACGGTGCGAAGTTTATTCTGACCGGGGTGGATTTCCCGAGGCAAGGCGGCAAGAAGGCCTACGGGCCTCTGCCTGCTGTGGCTGAAGCGGATGCGGAAGCCTTCCGGATCATCCTCGTGCATGATCCGCTCTGGCTGTCCCGGCAGCATGAGGTGCCTGCTGACCTGATTCTGGCCGGGCATACTCATGGAGGCCAGGTTGTACTGCCTTTGATCGGGAACCGGCATGCCGACGAGTTCTACCGCAGGTATAATGCGGGGATGTATGAGATTCCCCGGAGCTATGGCGCGGCTCTCCCGCCGCTGAAGATGCTGATCAGCCGGGGGTTCGGCACGGCACATCTGCCGCTGCGCTGGCGCAGTCCGGCCGAGATGCATGTGCTGACCCTGCGCTGCGGACAGCAGGGCTCCGGTTCTTAG
- a CDS encoding CPBP family intramembrane glutamic endopeptidase — protein MKKFKLGDIKIKKADPQQLTDKLLLINLYITQGLTLFIGLIWILLQKRNPIHILNFPDSVHFVYWGLGLAVIMLVVDFLLTHIVPEDSMDDGGINELLFGKRPLWHIVVISAVVAVCEELLFRGAIQHSLGPYWTSILFAVIHVRYLRHWIPTGWVFLSSYGLGLIYIHSGSLWAPILCHFLIDLFSGMVIRYRRVS, from the coding sequence ATGAAAAAATTCAAATTGGGTGACATCAAAATTAAAAAGGCCGATCCACAGCAGTTAACAGACAAGCTGTTACTCATTAATCTGTATATTACTCAGGGCCTTACCTTGTTTATCGGTTTGATATGGATATTATTACAGAAAAGAAATCCTATTCACATATTAAATTTTCCGGATAGTGTACATTTCGTGTATTGGGGCCTTGGCCTCGCAGTCATTATGCTGGTTGTTGATTTCCTGCTGACCCATATTGTTCCTGAAGACAGCATGGATGACGGGGGGATTAATGAGCTGCTGTTCGGCAAACGGCCCTTGTGGCATATCGTTGTTATTTCGGCAGTGGTTGCGGTGTGTGAGGAGCTGTTGTTCCGTGGAGCGATCCAGCATTCCCTTGGACCGTATTGGACGAGTATACTGTTCGCTGTTATTCATGTCCGTTATCTGCGGCACTGGATTCCTACAGGCTGGGTCTTCCTCAGCAGCTACGGTCTTGGGCTTATCTATATCCATTCGGGCAGTCTGTGGGCACCTATATTGTGCCATTTCCTTATAGATTTGTTCTCCGGTATGGTTATTCGTTACAGGAGGGTGTCATGA
- a CDS encoding polysaccharide deacetylase family protein, which translates to MKKVGKATITLLLAACLLSACSNSGNTGSPAAEKTPQPAATQPAAAATATAESIASPAPDTTTSPEATPAASSGTDSPAAQPTPAASDAEVPLLYHMNKNYDIVPNDPATNKKVVLLTFDDGPKEADLINPLMDTLDKHKAKAIFFVNGYRVKEHPELLELIHKRGGVLGNHSWDHIVLKDKPEAEVKKQIEDVQKIVKEITGETPHFFRPPHGAGGDVGKKIAAANGMLYMTWSNGSLDWEMKAKDTDKTSKLISNVTDQLHSGSNILMHELPWTVEALDTLLTTLEGKGYSFVDPRSIELKMR; encoded by the coding sequence GAATACAGGCAGCCCGGCAGCGGAGAAGACGCCGCAGCCTGCGGCAACCCAGCCGGCTGCGGCAGCAACGGCAACAGCGGAGTCGATCGCATCGCCTGCACCTGATACGACAACATCACCGGAGGCCACTCCTGCCGCATCAAGCGGGACGGACAGTCCCGCAGCGCAGCCGACACCTGCGGCCAGCGATGCGGAGGTGCCGCTGCTGTACCATATGAACAAGAATTATGACATTGTCCCGAATGATCCGGCGACGAACAAGAAGGTAGTCCTGCTGACCTTCGATGACGGACCGAAGGAAGCGGATTTAATCAATCCGCTGATGGATACGCTGGACAAGCACAAGGCCAAGGCGATCTTCTTCGTCAACGGTTACCGGGTAAAGGAGCATCCCGAGCTGCTGGAGCTGATTCACAAACGGGGCGGCGTGCTCGGCAACCATAGCTGGGATCACATTGTGCTGAAGGATAAGCCGGAAGCCGAAGTCAAGAAGCAGATTGAAGATGTTCAAAAGATCGTCAAGGAAATTACCGGCGAGACCCCTCACTTCTTCCGCCCGCCGCATGGTGCCGGCGGTGACGTAGGCAAAAAAATTGCCGCTGCAAACGGCATGCTCTATATGACTTGGTCCAATGGCTCCCTCGACTGGGAAATGAAAGCCAAGGATACGGACAAGACCAGCAAGCTAATCAGCAATGTGACCGATCAGCTGCATTCCGGTAGCAATATCCTGATGCATGAGCTGCCTTGGACGGTAGAGGCGCTTGACACTCTGCTTACTACGCTTGAGGGCAAGGGCTACAGCTTTGTAGATCCGCGCAGCATTGAGCTGAAGATGCGCTAA